Below is a genomic region from Rhododendron vialii isolate Sample 1 chromosome 5a, ASM3025357v1.
CCGGTGCCGGCGACTATACTTCGAGCATTCACGCAGCAGCAGCTCCGACACAGGTAACTGCAATGTAGAAGAAGCCGttctttaattgttttgtgCTCTGATTTTGGAGCTGCTTTCGAAAAAGCCCCGAGTTTGTGAAATTTCTAATCTAACGAAAACCCTATTCTCTCGGGGCCTGGGAGATTGTTCTGATCTTGATCTGCAACTTGGGCTAAGTTTTTAGGGCATTGCATTTTCATGCTAGGATTTGGGACTAAttgctttctctcttctcctttgGCCTTTGATACACAGATTATAGATATGGGTTCCTTGTCCTACTCCTACTGTTACTAATGATGATATGCATCCCAGTATTGTGAACTTTGCtatgctacacacacacacacacaaaattttctattttcctaGTATTTTCTAAGTTACCATAATATCTGTATTTTCTAAGTTACCATAAGTTTTCTCCACTTGCTTTCACTTTCATGTTAGGGCTTTGAACTGATTGCATTTTCATGCTAGGATTTGGGACTAattgctttctctctcctcctttggCCTTTGATACACGGATTATGGATATGGGTTCCTTGTCCTACTCCTACTGTTACTAGTGATGAACTGATGATATGCATCCCAGTATTGTGAACTTTGCtatgctacacacacacacaaaattttctattttccaaGTATTTTCTAAGTTACCATATTATCTGTATCCCATTGTATCCATATTCCGTTTCCTTGTCCGCGTTCCATAGCGTACATGCTTCTGTCATCATGCTCTATTTGAGTTTTATACTAGTTTTCCGATGTACCTCAAAACTAAAATTGGTTAAGCATGATGGCCTCTTTTGGTGGCTGTCGAAAATTTGCTCAAGGTCCAATGTTTGTTTCATATTTCCCGTCTCCGATTTGTAATCCATTATGCCAAGAGTATCTTTCTACTTAATTAGGCGTCATTTCAAGTTTGTCTTCATACTTTTGTTTACAACCCTTACATGATCCATTATGTGTACTCCATTTTTTGTGCGGTAACTTGCATGCTACTAATTTCCCCGTTGTTTATCACATTAAATTGGAAACCTTAGCAACATTTGTTTCACTTTTGTACTCGATGCCCATTGATTCGATTTGATAGTAATGATAACATTGTCACATGTTGAGAAATACATTCTTGATTTCCCTATAAAtcttttgcttgtttgtttttgtctttgtcCTTGGTACTTGGTAGCAGTTTGACAACAGTTTAATCATTAACTTATTCGAGAAGAGAACCTTATCTTGCCTAAGAGCAATTAAGTTGCTTGCTAGTACCCATCCTACACTAGTCTTGCCAAATGTGATATCACTGACTTAGTGTCCATTGGTGGTGGCCGTGGTCTCTACATTTACGAGAAAGGTCCTAATTGTGATGTCCTTGTATTCTATGTCAAATCATAATGCATCAATTGTTTTGCTAATACAAGTATATTGTGAACTGGCTTGTTTTTTAATAGCAATTTGCTAGATGTTAATTTTCTGGATTCTTGTTTATTTATGCAGGTAATGGCGATGGCGCTTGATTTTGAGACGGAGTTCCCAAGGACCAATAGTTCTTACCTTTCCCCAGAACAAAGGCATCAATTCTTCCAAAAACTGAAGCAGGTTGTTGTAATTGTAAACACTGAGTTGGTGAAACCTGGGGGTGGATTTGCTAAGGGACGAAAATTTGAAAGGCCTGGAAGCTCAAATACTACTTGTCCAACAGTTCATCAAGGTGCCGGGGTGGTTTTGGATGAAAATGGAACGATATTAACAAGTGCATATTTAGTTCCGGACAACCTACAGACTATTCTTGTCCGCCGTGAGGTTGATGAAGCCTTCTGGGAAGCAAAATTAGAGGCAAAAAGTCCACAACATGATTTAGCTATTATTGTGCCAAAGAAGAATGTGGGTCCATTTGCTTTTGCTACATTGGACACAGAAGGGTCATTTCGGATAGGAAAGGAAGTACTTTCAATTTGTCATGTGGGCAATCTCTCATACACATCAGTGGTTGGTCAGCTTGCATGTCAGGATCACAGACTTTTTAGGGATGTGGGGGATGACAAAGATATCGCTCCTTTAAGGTCAGAAAAGCTCAACCGTGATTTGAAACTTCTACAAATCAACAACTGTCACGGATCGCCAAGTGCATCGGGTGCCCCGGTGTTTAGTTCAAGTGGACGAGTCATTGGACTTTCTTCTTTTGTCTTGAATAAATTCGACTTTGCTGTGCATTTAACGATTTTGGAACGGTTCTACAATTCTTatcaagagagagaaggaaatgaaAGGGGAGAGTCTCACAGGAAATGACTCGGCACCTTGGCTCTTTCTTAGATGCTTTCTTAACTGTAATTCATCTGTAGTTACTTGCAAATGTTGTATTCCGAGGAGTTTTTAATGCCGGTTGTTAGTTTGTCAATCGTTTTATCTTGTTACGGTAATCCTAGTCCTGTTTTGTAAGCTTTGTCATAGTTGAGTGTAGACTTGTATTGGGGTTTGGTTATGTGTTCCAATGTTTTTGTTGTCTGGTCATGTACCTCATGACTCGGGTTGGGATGTAAGATGAAACTATCCAATGTAGTATTTTCATTTCATATATTTATAGGAGTAATTTTCTTGCGAAGCATCTTTATATTAAAGTAAGACGGTATCTTTTCTTTAGGGATGTGTGGTTCTGTTATTCTTTTCTAACTTTGAATTCTGCCCAAAAGATAACAGAAACAACAGAAATGGGGAAAAAAGTAAAGCGAAAACAAGTTCAAATGTTAAAGCATTACAGTAGGTCAAGTATATAGAGGGGAATTCGTTCAGTCCCTCTTTTTTCTCCCGAagttccaaaaaaaaggaaaaaaggaaaaaagaaaaagaaaaagaaaagaaaagacacgGACACCTCCTAAATCTTGAATTCGTTCAAGAATTCTACTACAACGAATTCTATGTTGTTTTTCCTTGTAGGTCTTGTTATCAAATTCCAAATAACTATGGGGTAACGTTGATTTTGTTTATTCTGGTGCTTTGCTGATGGCagaaagaaaggaacaaaaCGAGAGAAATCAGTGAGTGGGTTTTGTGAAATCTCGGTGGTTTGatttcatggttttttttttcctttcttttttcttatttcggATGGTAGAAATCTTGAGCATGAATGAGAATATGATGCCTTATTTCCATGATTCTGACGTTTAGAAGAGACAGAAACGGGAATGAGATTCCATATTTCCATATTATTCGTGTTAGCAGCTTCATCACTGGTGGATCACCCGGATGATGGGCATgccaagaaaaaagaagggaggtTTAGCTCAACATGCCTTATATCGCACTAATTTGGAATAATTCATTCCCAATTTACAGCCAACATTTGATAGAAACATGTATATTACACCGTATGGCCATAGTCTCAAG
It encodes:
- the LOC131327116 gene encoding uncharacterized protein LOC131327116, with the protein product MAMALDFETEFPRTNSSYLSPEQRHQFFQKLKQVVVIVNTELVKPGGGFAKGRKFERPGSSNTTCPTVHQGAGVVLDENGTILTSAYLVPDNLQTILVRREVDEAFWEAKLEAKSPQHDLAIIVPKKNVGPFAFATLDTEGSFRIGKEVLSICHVGNLSYTSVVGQLACQDHRLFRDVGDDKDIAPLRSEKLNRDLKLLQINNCHGSPSASGAPVFSSSGRVIGLSSFVLNKFDFAVHLTILERFYNSYQEREGNERGESHRK